A stretch of the Candidatus Poribacteria bacterium genome encodes the following:
- the rpoC gene encoding DNA-directed RNA polymerase subunit beta', whose protein sequence is MNKAFDSISIKIASPEQIKDSAKQTSCRRRNPSDAADGPFICPEKGTCNCGEVKKAETINYRSFRPEPEGLFCEAIFGPQKDWECNCGKYKRIKHKGVICDRCGVEVTQQRVRRERLGYIQLAAPVSHIWYFKGIPSRIGTFCELSSRQVELVLYFDAFIVVEVTDPECPLEPRQVLTEIEYLEYSNKYRGGFRAGTGAEVIREILSNIDLEAEKKRLTEMLEETTSHQKKLKVAKQLKQIAGFVEVGQRPEWMILDVIPVIPPDLRPLVPLEGGRFATSDLNDLYRRVINRNNRLRKLIQLRSPEVILRNEKRMLQEAVDAFFDNGRHGRRVTGPGNRPLKSLADVLKGKIGRFRQNLLGKRVDYSGRSVIVVGPELGLHQCGIPKRMAVELFKPFIIERLQAHNHAQTIKRAKHFAEHVDADSPVWDVVEEVIADHPVLLNRPPTLHRLGIQAFLPVLVEGKSIRIPPLVCKAFNADFDGDQMAVHVPLTVEAQAEAKMLMLSSHNILKPSHGDPVVVPELDMVLGPSFLTKTLPEHTQDAEDLHAAYAEKDPAAFEALQDKPWYHRRYSGPEEVIAAHVAGQLKLHDSLQLFCEKTEGGKTTEPILTTVGRVIFNEVLPPELDWEDQASAQHIRFFNAEAGGRELSDLISRCFNHPELGTRATTDVLEKIQKLAFEYATLSGISPGIIDYLTPENRNALVNDAQARIDALLEGASATESEESENEQIRIWIDAMDKIEDEMFDTLPRIGTALVERGDPRKVHPHVDASGSEIHDKAVEGFSPVHIMADSGARARKNPFMQISAFIGLKAKQDGDILIPPIGTSTQRQDDQLPNYFCSYREGLDVIDYFNSTYGSRKGLVDTAMKTAASGYLTRKLVDVAQDVRVTAEDCGTLNSIQKFSTAGGDLAFKINGRVAGEDIIDPETNAVVVPANAVISAEMAEHIGTLDIRVVKVRSVLTCEAEEGVCAKCYGNDLTTNHLVNVGEAIGIIAAQSIGEPGTQLTMRTFHTGGAVEDVTEARQRKILSKVNGTVRFLDFQPGRTVQKEGERWISTENRMSFDGPAYKILQINHPDCPLRVNELLSEKQYIENTERYKGFDTKAWLYEVTEVLDGDCDLEVGDRLSQTEYAKAQEAYGFQRFVEQHYRVTKVHHADVSLKPGDRLTAEEMEKLKAEIRYGFDGEWLSRDSETGELFTAEQLPSTGGSLIQRPTDPRPPNVPDIGRELTAANQKIIAERSGTQPAPVDKQARTVNAQNFKLVYRVTACTRDDLPFEVGQEVSSEVITPWLTPFEVDSKPVYIMNTEIPDAPALLKQSTVLAEESTSDASPFTVGQELTEREYTEARAQYKQLERAFKVERQETERYVVTAVYHSDCPFEVGAEPTKTEVERAHRRYLGFDAPPLRHRVTQVYHPDCSLKQGDLLTESEKKQFGIKYPAVAVDKKESEVASDAIKAERIYRITALNRADCPFEEDAELTSKEVNAYRRQYKGFDVEAYFEVTKIEGGTTELVVGQRLTETQYKELLKSDTPLTVQLTKGYKVIAVHHVDLKKELEGKDELTEDEYKAYNRKFKGFDAIIDKYQILEDNRDIEKPLKAGVEFSAKAYRDLRKESQQPTYTLTEIYHASVMTTETSNPNRDHELERAHFVTIKQRDVEDVASPADVSAEQGQASDSTDHFYSEGDVLPPVVAEGIQKKGLCPGFEVDDLALRMRIEIETSDGTRVPHVIPPGYSFDVKEGDRLQTGETLAELHERTANSDIVAGIPRVTELFEARRPKSDDAAEIAEIEGYVRFAGTKNGVPNYRIEHEGYQSRLYPIPDEKRRVAEGDWVNAGDSLTDGFLNPHDILSIGRTAIEGVAVEGEEAVWAYLVDEVQRVYGAGTINDKHVETIVRQMLTKVRIKEPGDTNFYPNDEVQRKAFARINNEVEDRGDIPATGEPILQSISKASLSTDSFISAASFQQTTKVLTDAAVSGQRDQLYGLKENVILGRLIPVGSGFSDFRNLEVDSDDTEIAEASDD, encoded by the coding sequence ATGAACAAGGCATTTGACAGCATCTCCATAAAGATTGCTTCGCCGGAACAGATTAAAGACTCGGCGAAGCAGACGAGTTGCAGGCGTAGGAATCCTTCTGATGCTGCGGATGGTCCCTTTATATGCCCGGAAAAGGGGACATGTAACTGCGGTGAAGTCAAGAAAGCGGAAACCATCAACTACCGTTCTTTCCGACCCGAACCCGAAGGACTTTTCTGTGAGGCTATCTTCGGACCGCAAAAGGATTGGGAGTGTAACTGCGGTAAGTATAAACGGATTAAACATAAAGGTGTAATATGTGACCGTTGTGGCGTTGAAGTCACGCAACAGCGCGTTCGCCGGGAACGGCTCGGTTATATCCAACTTGCCGCTCCTGTCTCTCATATATGGTACTTTAAAGGTATTCCGTCGCGCATCGGTACTTTCTGTGAACTCTCCTCACGCCAAGTTGAACTCGTGCTCTATTTTGACGCGTTTATTGTCGTTGAGGTGACCGATCCGGAGTGCCCACTGGAACCTCGGCAGGTGCTAACCGAAATTGAATACCTTGAGTATAGTAACAAATACCGAGGCGGATTTCGTGCGGGTACCGGGGCTGAAGTGATTCGCGAGATTTTGAGTAATATTGACCTTGAAGCGGAGAAGAAACGACTCACCGAAATGCTTGAGGAAACCACGAGCCACCAGAAAAAGCTTAAGGTTGCCAAGCAGCTGAAGCAGATAGCGGGGTTTGTCGAAGTGGGACAGCGACCCGAGTGGATGATTCTGGATGTGATTCCGGTTATTCCGCCGGATTTGCGGCCCTTGGTTCCACTTGAGGGCGGACGCTTCGCTACGAGCGATCTCAATGATCTCTATCGGCGTGTCATTAATCGTAACAATCGACTCCGTAAGTTGATACAACTCCGTTCGCCAGAGGTGATCCTCCGAAACGAAAAACGGATGTTGCAGGAAGCGGTCGATGCATTCTTCGACAACGGACGCCACGGTAGACGTGTAACCGGTCCCGGTAATCGTCCCCTGAAATCCCTCGCTGATGTGCTTAAGGGTAAGATTGGACGGTTCCGTCAGAATCTTCTTGGAAAACGGGTTGACTACTCTGGGCGAAGTGTTATCGTTGTTGGTCCCGAATTGGGGTTGCACCAATGTGGTATTCCAAAACGGATGGCAGTGGAATTGTTCAAGCCGTTTATTATTGAGCGACTTCAAGCGCATAACCACGCGCAAACGATTAAACGGGCGAAACATTTCGCTGAACATGTGGATGCGGATTCACCGGTGTGGGATGTTGTGGAGGAGGTTATTGCCGACCATCCTGTTCTACTCAACCGCCCGCCGACGTTGCATCGACTCGGCATTCAGGCGTTTTTGCCTGTCTTGGTGGAAGGCAAATCCATCAGAATTCCACCGCTTGTCTGTAAAGCCTTCAATGCCGATTTTGATGGCGACCAGATGGCTGTTCACGTACCCCTGACTGTGGAGGCACAGGCTGAAGCGAAAATGCTGATGCTCAGTAGCCATAATATTCTCAAGCCTTCACATGGAGATCCTGTAGTTGTCCCGGAACTCGATATGGTGCTTGGGCCGAGTTTCCTCACAAAGACGTTACCTGAACACACGCAGGACGCTGAGGATTTGCATGCCGCTTATGCCGAAAAGGATCCTGCTGCTTTTGAAGCACTTCAGGACAAACCGTGGTACCACCGACGTTATTCCGGTCCAGAAGAGGTTATCGCTGCCCATGTAGCCGGTCAACTTAAACTTCATGACAGTCTCCAACTTTTTTGTGAAAAGACGGAGGGTGGAAAAACCACAGAACCCATTCTCACAACGGTAGGTCGGGTTATCTTTAACGAGGTGCTACCCCCTGAATTAGACTGGGAAGACCAAGCGTCGGCGCAGCATATACGATTTTTCAATGCTGAGGCGGGAGGTAGGGAATTATCTGACCTCATCTCCAGATGTTTCAACCATCCCGAATTGGGAACACGCGCGACAACCGACGTACTTGAGAAAATCCAAAAACTTGCTTTCGAGTACGCAACGCTGAGTGGTATTTCACCCGGTATCATTGATTACCTGACCCCTGAAAACCGGAATGCCTTGGTCAACGATGCGCAGGCACGAATTGATGCACTCCTTGAAGGTGCTTCTGCCACTGAGAGCGAGGAGTCCGAAAACGAGCAGATTCGCATCTGGATAGATGCAATGGATAAAATAGAAGATGAGATGTTCGATACCTTGCCGAGGATAGGGACTGCCTTGGTCGAGCGTGGCGATCCACGCAAGGTTCACCCCCACGTGGATGCCAGTGGATCGGAGATCCACGACAAAGCCGTAGAAGGGTTTAGTCCGGTGCATATCATGGCAGATAGTGGTGCGCGTGCAAGGAAAAACCCGTTTATGCAAATCAGTGCATTTATTGGGTTGAAGGCGAAACAGGATGGCGATATCCTCATTCCGCCGATAGGGACATCTACGCAGCGTCAAGACGACCAACTCCCTAACTATTTTTGTTCGTATCGTGAAGGTCTGGATGTTATTGACTATTTTAATTCTACCTACGGCTCTCGTAAAGGTTTGGTGGACACGGCGATGAAAACCGCTGCATCGGGTTACCTCACACGGAAGTTGGTGGATGTTGCGCAGGATGTGCGTGTTACTGCCGAAGATTGTGGGACCCTCAACAGCATCCAGAAATTTTCGACGGCTGGTGGAGACCTCGCCTTTAAAATTAATGGACGTGTTGCTGGCGAAGATATCATTGACCCAGAGACCAATGCTGTAGTTGTTCCCGCGAATGCTGTCATATCAGCAGAGATGGCGGAACACATTGGCACACTTGACATAAGGGTGGTGAAGGTGCGTTCTGTACTCACCTGTGAAGCTGAAGAAGGGGTCTGCGCCAAGTGTTACGGCAACGATCTCACGACGAACCATCTCGTCAATGTGGGTGAAGCGATCGGTATCATTGCTGCGCAATCTATCGGTGAACCCGGAACCCAGCTCACCATGCGGACGTTCCACACGGGTGGTGCCGTCGAAGATGTTACCGAAGCCCGGCAGCGGAAAATCTTATCTAAAGTCAATGGGACGGTGCGTTTCCTCGATTTCCAACCCGGTCGTACGGTGCAAAAAGAGGGCGAACGCTGGATATCCACCGAAAACCGAATGAGTTTTGATGGGCCTGCCTATAAGATCTTACAAATCAATCACCCCGATTGCCCGTTGCGTGTAAACGAACTCCTCAGTGAGAAGCAGTATATCGAAAACACGGAACGCTATAAGGGTTTTGATACCAAGGCGTGGTTGTACGAAGTCACAGAGGTCTTGGATGGTGATTGTGATTTGGAGGTCGGTGATCGACTCTCACAAACGGAATACGCGAAAGCACAAGAAGCCTATGGCTTCCAGCGTTTTGTAGAGCAGCACTACCGCGTGACAAAGGTGCATCACGCTGATGTCTCACTGAAGCCTGGCGATCGACTCACTGCTGAAGAGATGGAAAAATTAAAGGCAGAGATTCGGTATGGATTTGATGGAGAATGGCTCTCTCGAGATTCAGAAACAGGCGAACTTTTTACTGCCGAGCAATTGCCGTCAACGGGAGGTTCACTTATACAAAGGCCTACCGACCCCAGGCCCCCGAATGTTCCCGACATAGGACGGGAATTAACAGCGGCAAACCAGAAAATAATAGCGGAGAGGTCCGGCACTCAACCTGCACCTGTCGACAAGCAAGCGAGAACCGTTAACGCGCAAAACTTTAAACTTGTTTACCGCGTAACTGCCTGTACTCGAGATGACTTACCGTTTGAGGTTGGACAGGAAGTGTCATCTGAGGTTATCACACCATGGCTGACACCCTTTGAAGTGGATTCAAAGCCGGTTTACATCATGAATACAGAAATCCCTGATGCGCCTGCTTTGCTTAAGCAGTCTACTGTGTTGGCTGAGGAGTCAACTTCGGATGCTTCGCCGTTCACGGTCGGTCAGGAGCTAACAGAACGTGAATATACGGAAGCGCGCGCACAGTACAAGCAGCTTGAACGGGCGTTTAAGGTTGAGAGGCAAGAAACTGAACGGTACGTCGTGACAGCTGTGTATCATTCTGACTGTCCTTTTGAGGTCGGTGCTGAGCCAACGAAGACTGAGGTAGAACGTGCCCATCGACGTTACCTTGGTTTTGATGCACCGCCACTCCGGCACCGTGTAACACAGGTCTATCATCCTGATTGTTCCCTCAAACAAGGCGACTTGCTGACTGAGAGTGAGAAAAAGCAGTTTGGGATAAAATATCCTGCTGTTGCCGTTGATAAAAAAGAATCGGAAGTCGCCAGTGATGCCATCAAGGCGGAACGTATCTATCGTATCACGGCTCTTAATCGCGCCGATTGTCCATTCGAGGAAGACGCGGAACTTACATCCAAGGAAGTCAACGCATACCGTCGCCAATACAAAGGTTTTGATGTTGAAGCCTATTTTGAGGTGACAAAGATTGAAGGCGGGACTACAGAATTGGTTGTTGGTCAGCGTCTTACGGAAACCCAGTACAAGGAACTTCTGAAGTCGGATACCCCGCTCACAGTGCAACTCACGAAAGGCTATAAGGTTATTGCTGTCCATCACGTTGACCTCAAGAAGGAATTGGAGGGCAAGGATGAACTGACCGAGGATGAGTACAAGGCATACAATCGAAAGTTTAAGGGTTTCGATGCTATAATTGACAAGTACCAGATCCTTGAGGATAACCGGGATATTGAGAAGCCTCTTAAGGCGGGTGTTGAATTTTCCGCGAAGGCGTACCGTGATCTCAGGAAGGAAAGCCAGCAGCCGACTTACACGCTCACCGAGATTTACCATGCGAGTGTTATGACGACAGAAACCTCTAATCCCAATAGAGACCACGAATTGGAACGTGCACATTTTGTGACGATCAAGCAACGGGATGTGGAGGACGTAGCATCTCCTGCGGATGTATCTGCTGAGCAGGGTCAAGCTTCCGATAGTACGGATCACTTCTATAGTGAAGGCGATGTGTTACCGCCAGTGGTTGCTGAGGGTATCCAGAAGAAGGGACTCTGTCCTGGATTTGAAGTGGATGACCTCGCGCTGCGGATGCGTATTGAAATCGAGACATCTGATGGCACTCGGGTGCCTCACGTCATCCCACCCGGCTACTCTTTTGATGTCAAAGAGGGGGATAGGTTGCAGACGGGTGAGACGCTCGCGGAACTCCATGAGAGAACGGCGAACAGCGATATTGTGGCAGGTATTCCACGCGTCACAGAACTCTTTGAAGCGCGCCGACCCAAAAGCGACGATGCCGCTGAAATCGCTGAGATTGAGGGGTACGTCCGATTTGCAGGCACGAAGAACGGTGTTCCCAACTATCGCATTGAACATGAGGGGTACCAGAGCCGTCTCTATCCGATCCCTGATGAAAAACGTCGTGTCGCTGAAGGCGACTGGGTCAACGCAGGCGACTCACTCACCGATGGATTTCTCAATCCACACGACATTTTGAGTATCGGACGCACTGCAATCGAAGGTGTGGCTGTGGAAGGTGAAGAAGCGGTGTGGGCATACCTTGTTGACGAAGTTCAGAGGGTCTATGGGGCAGGCACTATCAACGATAAACACGTTGAGACAATCGTACGGCAGATGCTCACGAAGGTTCGGATTAAAGAACCTGGTGATACGAACTTCTACCCGAATGATGAGGTGCAGCGCAAAGCATTTGCGCGTATTAACAACGAAGTTGAGGATAGAGGGGATATACCTGCCACAGGTGAACCCATTCTCCAGAGCATCAGTAAGGCTTCTTTGAGCACGGATAGTTTCATCTCGGCTGCTTCCTTCCAGCAGACGACGAAAGTCCTAACGGATGCTGCTGTCAGTGGACAAAGAGATCAGCTCTATGGCTTGAAAGAGAACGTCATCCTCGGACGTCTTATCCCTGTCGGTAGTGGATTCTCTGATTTCCGAAACTTAGAGGTTGATTCTGATGATACGGAAATCGCGGAAGCCTCTGATGATTAA
- the fumC gene encoding class II fumarate hydratase, whose product MRTETDSMGTLQVPDDRYWGAQTQRALQNFKIGDERLPRAAIWALGTIKQAVAQVNADLGLLAPQLAEAISNAAQEVMDGDLDDHFPLRIWQTGSGTQTNMNVNEVISNRAIEMLGGEMGSKDPIHPNDHVNKSQSTNDVFPTSIHLSMVRQIQGHLLPRLIALRGAFAEKASEFAEIVKIGRTHLMDATPLTLGQEFSAYVQQLTAAEQRIEAALPHLCELPIGGTAVGTGLNTHPDYTASVVARLSETTGISELKRAPNAFEALASRDAVVSASGALKTLAVGLFKIANDIRWLASGPRCGVGELRLPEMEPGSSIMPGKVNPTQCEAVTMVCTQIIGNDATLAFAGANGALQLNVFMPVIAYNALQSIQLLGDACESFRTNCVADIVPNTEMIGRYLSESLMLVTALTPHIGYDRAAKVAQYAHEHGCTLRDAAIALDALTGEAFDELVVPWDMTHPNLG is encoded by the coding sequence ATGCGAACTGAAACAGACAGTATGGGGACGCTTCAAGTCCCAGACGACCGATATTGGGGGGCGCAGACACAGCGTGCACTCCAAAATTTTAAGATTGGTGATGAACGTCTGCCACGCGCAGCTATATGGGCACTCGGCACTATCAAACAGGCAGTTGCACAAGTGAACGCCGACCTCGGTCTGCTTGCGCCACAACTTGCAGAGGCAATTAGCAACGCAGCACAAGAAGTTATGGATGGTGACTTAGATGACCACTTTCCGCTCCGTATCTGGCAGACAGGCAGCGGAACGCAGACGAATATGAACGTCAATGAAGTCATCTCAAACCGAGCCATTGAGATGCTTGGGGGGGAGATGGGCAGTAAGGATCCCATTCACCCGAACGACCACGTTAACAAATCACAGTCAACGAACGATGTCTTCCCGACATCAATCCACTTGTCAATGGTCCGGCAAATTCAGGGGCACCTGTTGCCGCGATTGATTGCCTTGAGAGGGGCGTTTGCGGAGAAAGCCTCCGAGTTCGCTGAGATTGTTAAGATTGGACGAACACATTTGATGGACGCAACACCGTTGACACTTGGACAGGAGTTTAGTGCTTACGTCCAGCAATTGACCGCTGCGGAACAGCGCATCGAGGCTGCACTGCCACACCTCTGTGAACTTCCTATCGGGGGCACTGCTGTTGGGACAGGATTGAATACACACCCCGATTACACGGCAAGCGTTGTGGCACGGCTCTCGGAGACAACGGGAATTTCAGAACTCAAACGGGCACCGAACGCCTTTGAAGCATTGGCATCAAGGGATGCAGTGGTGAGTGCCAGCGGCGCGCTGAAGACGCTTGCTGTGGGTCTGTTTAAAATAGCAAATGACATCCGGTGGCTCGCTTCAGGACCCCGGTGTGGAGTCGGTGAATTGCGGTTACCTGAGATGGAGCCGGGAAGTTCCATCATGCCCGGAAAGGTAAATCCGACCCAATGCGAAGCCGTTACGATGGTATGCACACAGATTATCGGGAACGATGCGACACTGGCGTTTGCGGGTGCGAACGGTGCGTTGCAATTGAACGTATTTATGCCTGTGATTGCTTATAACGCCTTACAATCCATCCAACTCCTCGGCGATGCGTGCGAATCGTTCCGAACGAATTGCGTTGCGGACATCGTTCCGAATACGGAAATGATTGGACGGTATTTGTCAGAATCTCTGATGCTTGTAACAGCACTGACCCCCCACATCGGCTATGATCGCGCAGCAAAGGTCGCACAATACGCCCATGAGCATGGATGCACACTCCGCGATGCTGCTATCGCTTTAGATGCCTTGACTGGAGAGGCTTTTGACGAGCTTGTTGTTCCATGGGATATGACGCATCCGAATTTGGGTTAA
- a CDS encoding CapA family protein: MTKVRYAERSLRVSCYRRLQVHFLISSLLWVMIYSGVAHSVAADEAATSDEISVLAVGDITVSSRMTPLIERKGAGLFFQGTAALIQSADVATASLNTSISQRGEPRYGIENPFRSAPGLGRAIANAGFDAVSLATPNMMDFGFEALADTIAELERYNVKSIGAGTSPETAILPAYVPVTVGTGSVQVGLLGYYRVNEFTQYTEDPLAYAVYSEMVAAVEQTRSKAALVIVWLHWGSQGRAADDAIGRQQIFAHALIDAGADMVLCQQMHTFGGIELYQGKPIVYSLADFIYDTYDKQHSHIVIPKATFASGILKSVELIPILTDPPKIPVRPGKLTETSAASEIGADRFPSLLTGEQAVKTLQDYQQRCAKFETEVIIEGERGWIR, translated from the coding sequence ATGACGAAAGTTAGATATGCTGAGCGTTCCTTAAGGGTTTCATGCTACCGAAGATTGCAAGTCCACTTTCTAATTAGCAGTCTCTTGTGGGTGATGATCTACAGCGGAGTCGCCCATAGCGTCGCAGCAGACGAAGCAGCTACCTCAGACGAGATTTCAGTGCTTGCTGTCGGGGATATTACCGTCAGTAGCCGCATGACACCCCTGATTGAAAGGAAAGGTGCCGGACTGTTTTTTCAAGGCACTGCTGCCCTGATTCAGTCGGCAGATGTCGCTACCGCTTCCCTGAACACGAGCATTTCACAGAGAGGTGAACCTCGGTACGGGATTGAAAATCCGTTTCGGTCGGCACCGGGGCTTGGAAGGGCTATCGCAAATGCGGGTTTTGACGCTGTCTCTTTAGCCACTCCCAATATGATGGACTTTGGGTTTGAAGCCTTAGCGGATACCATTGCTGAACTGGAACGGTATAATGTCAAGTCGATTGGTGCTGGCACAAGTCCTGAAACGGCAATACTTCCGGCTTATGTGCCAGTCACTGTAGGCACGGGATCCGTACAAGTCGGTTTGCTCGGATACTACCGTGTGAATGAGTTCACACAGTACACTGAGGATCCGCTTGCTTACGCTGTTTATAGTGAGATGGTGGCGGCAGTTGAGCAGACGCGGTCAAAAGCAGCACTTGTAATTGTCTGGTTACACTGGGGGAGCCAAGGGCGAGCTGCTGATGACGCTATCGGACGACAACAGATTTTCGCACACGCACTGATTGACGCTGGGGCAGATATGGTATTGTGTCAGCAGATGCATACGTTTGGGGGTATTGAGTTATATCAGGGCAAACCTATTGTTTATAGCCTCGCGGACTTCATCTATGATACCTACGATAAACAGCACTCACATATAGTTATCCCAAAGGCGACATTTGCATCTGGTATTCTGAAATCAGTTGAGTTAATCCCGATTTTGACCGATCCACCGAAAATCCCTGTGCGACCTGGGAAACTTACGGAAACATCTGCCGCCTCCGAAATTGGGGCCGACCGGTTTCCGAGTCTCCTTACAGGCGAACAGGCGGTGAAAACCTTACAGGACTATCAGCAGCGCTGCGCGAAATTCGAGACGGAGGTAATCATTGAGGGCGAACGTGGGTGGATTCGATAG
- a CDS encoding class II aldolase/adducin family protein → MEASLANPYLTNTLTPPPPQTYRYKCWQERGYHPDLRPIPSDSECGTLIGQMGWVGAHAHAHQYLWATAGNMGAVLTEAVEEACLIPYDASPRYQLPPQIVVKGLAGRHVLLTKSGSRLDMIGIEHPALNVTLIEVEPDGMHYRMRFGTPDQAALDRNRDRIAPPAPTSEMFHYLLIFEQLEEHGFNALVHLQPKFLNLISRTEHGAPDRFYNFLRGYEPETPIIYDASSGIGFVEERAPGIPELSYESLRLFQNGGSPERYILYWVGHGTFSRGSDLLDAYKHAEYFEAAARMAWEANQQTVKAQAYTEEIVSCILREFNANREINNQHSDADFPDPDTPVQSENVYNYP, encoded by the coding sequence GTGGAAGCATCATTAGCCAATCCGTATTTGACGAATACTTTGACACCCCCACCGCCACAGACCTATCGCTATAAGTGTTGGCAGGAACGGGGCTACCATCCCGACCTGCGTCCAATCCCGTCTGACAGCGAATGTGGGACACTCATAGGTCAGATGGGCTGGGTAGGTGCCCATGCACACGCTCACCAATACTTGTGGGCGACTGCTGGTAATATGGGAGCCGTTTTAACGGAAGCCGTTGAAGAAGCATGTCTTATCCCTTATGACGCTTCACCGCGTTATCAGTTGCCCCCACAGATTGTTGTCAAGGGGTTAGCTGGAAGGCATGTCCTGCTTACAAAATCGGGGTCACGTTTGGATATGATTGGTATTGAACATCCTGCCCTTAATGTAACACTGATTGAGGTTGAACCCGATGGCATGCATTATCGGATGCGATTTGGCACACCAGATCAGGCGGCTCTGGATCGCAATCGAGATCGTATTGCACCACCGGCACCAACCAGTGAGATGTTCCATTACCTCCTCATTTTTGAGCAATTGGAGGAACACGGGTTTAATGCACTTGTGCATTTACAACCGAAGTTCTTGAATCTGATTTCTCGCACGGAGCATGGGGCACCTGATCGATTCTATAACTTCCTCAGAGGATATGAGCCAGAGACTCCGATTATATACGATGCCTCCAGCGGTATCGGATTTGTGGAAGAGCGGGCACCGGGTATCCCAGAGTTATCCTATGAGAGTTTGCGGCTTTTTCAAAATGGCGGGAGCCCTGAGCGCTACATTCTCTACTGGGTAGGACACGGCACATTTTCACGTGGCAGCGACCTGCTTGATGCCTATAAACACGCCGAGTATTTTGAAGCCGCTGCACGGATGGCGTGGGAAGCGAATCAGCAGACTGTTAAGGCGCAGGCGTATACAGAGGAGATTGTTAGCTGCATCTTACGTGAGTTCAATGCGAACCGTGAAATTAATAATCAACACTCAGATGCCGATTTTCCGGATCCGGATACACCCGTGCAGTCTGAGAACGTCTATAATTATCCGTAG